The Mesorhizobium sp. AR02 genomic interval CAGTGCTCGCCTCTGCAGTTGGATCGTCGTCTGCAGCTTGGCCAGCAAGTTCCGTTGTCCCTAAACTCGACTGTTTGGCTGCCGCGGGAGCATACGGAACGATACGGGGAGATTTCTGATTTTGGCCCACGAAAAAGCCAACAAAATCAACGGTTCTAATACGTCCTCCGGGCCCACCATAATCGTTATTTATCAATGGCTTATTGGCCTGTTCGCCAACAGGTTCGCCAGGCAGTGGTTTGCGCGTTACCAACCGTACGACGCGGTCCATGCACTGCACGGCCAGACCTAGGGCAGGGAACAGCAGCTGTCCGGCCCGGCCGGCATCGAAATCAGGTGGCTGCATCGCGACGGTGTCGCGGCGGGGCACGCCGAATTTAAGCTCGGTGGAATCCAAATGTCTGATACGGACAGTTTTGGAGAACCGATGCGGTCTTACCATGGTCATCGAGCAGAGGACCGATCGCCAGTATCGCATCAGCGTCGATGTTCCAGAGTAACTCGCGCATCGCCGCTCCAAGTTGCAAATATCGCATGAGAGGCTTGCAAGGTTGGTCAGTATAAATCACTGCACAGGCCCCATGCCTTTATTGCTTGTCCCTTGACAGAGGCGCTAAAAGATCATTCGAATGTTGCTGGCTTGATGCCGGCATGAGAACGAGTCTGCGCCATGAAGCTATCGGCAGCACGGTATCAAGTATCGGTTTTGGCTGCGCTTCGCTTGGTTCTCGCATTGGAGTTCGCAAGGGCATCGAGACGCTCGAACGCGCGTACGAAGCAGGGGTAACCTGGTACGACGTAGCGCCTTCGTATGGCGACGGGATGGCTGAATCGATCTGGGGCGAATTTGCATCCCGGAAACGCGGTAGCGTCTGCGTCTGCACCAAGGTTGGCATGCGCCCGCCGAAGACCTCCGTACCCATGCGACTGCTGAAGCCGTTGTCGCGGATCGCTATTGCGGCGGCTCCGGCGCTTAAGCAATATGCTTCAAGAGTGCGCTCCACGCCCTTCAAGGTGCCGCTGTCTGCCGAGTTGATAAGATCAACTGTCGAGGAGAGCCTGGGGCGTCTTCGCACGGATTATGTCGATGTCCTCGCGCTGCACCGTCCGACCGCCGAAGAACTTGTTCGCGAGGGTATCATCCGGGCCGTG includes:
- a CDS encoding aldo/keto reductase produces the protein MRTSLRHEAIGSTVSSIGFGCASLGSRIGVRKGIETLERAYEAGVTWYDVAPSYGDGMAESIWGEFASRKRGSVCVCTKVGMRPPKTSVPMRLLKPLSRIAIAAAPALKQYASRVRSTPFKVPLSAELIRSTVEESLGRLRTDYVDVLALHRPTAEELVREGIIRAVERGSGRESPGHFGRRRP